The Flavobacterium johnsoniae UW101 genomic interval ATTTATGCTTAATTCATCTTTTATCGAACCTCCAGGCTGAATTACAGCAGTTATTCCTGCTTTTTTAGCTAATTCAACACAGTCAGGAAATGGGAAAAAGGCATCACTTGCCATTGAAGCACCATTTAAATCAAATCCAAAAGCTTTTGCTTTGTCGACAGCCTGAATTAAGGCGTCAACTCTTGAAGTCTGACCTGTACCTGATGAAATTAATGTCCCATTCTTTGCAAATACTATGGTATTTGATTTTGTGTTTTTGCAAATTTTCGAAGCAAAGATTAAATCTTCGATCTCCTGAGCAGTAGGTTCTGTAACTGTAACGGTTTTTAAGTGCTCTTTATTATCCGTAATATTATTTCTGTCCTGAATTAACAAACCATTAAGACAAGTTCTTACTTGGCGAGATGGTAATTCAACTTCATTTTGAACTAAAATAATTCTGTTTTTCTTCTCTTGTAAAATTGTAATTGCTTCATCGTCATAAGCTGGAGCGATTACTACTTCGCAGAATAACTTGTTGATTTCCTGAGCTGTTTCTACATCAATTTTAGTGTTTGCAATCAATACACCTCCAAAAGCAGATGTTGGATCGCATGCCAAAGCTGCTAAATAAGCTTCGCTGATTGTTTTTCTTGAAGCTAAACCACAAGCATTGTTATGTTTTAAGATAGCAAATGTTGGTCCGTCAGTTTTAAACTCAGCAATTAAGTTAACTGCAGCATCAACATCTAATAAGTTGTTGTAAGATAACTCTTTTCCGTGAACTTTTTTGAACATAGCATCAAAATCTCCAAAGAAAAATCCTTTTTGGTGTGGGTTTTCGCCATATCTTAAAACTTGACCATCTGCAATACTTTCTTTGTAGATTGTTTCGTCTGTATTGAAGTAGTTAAAAATTGCTCCATCATAGTGAGATGAAACATGGAAAGCTTTTGAAGCAAATAATCTTCTGTTTTCAAGAGTTGTGCTTCCGTTTTGTTCTGTAATGATGTCTAAAAGTAAGCTGTATTCGTTAACCGAAGCTACAATTACAGTGTCTTTGAAATTTTTTGCACCAGCACGAATTAATGAAATTCCGCCAATATCAATTTTTTCAATAATATCTTGTTCGCTTGCACCAGAAGCAACTGTTTTTTCAAAAGGATACAAATCAACAATTACTAAATCAATTTGAGGAATGTCAAATTCTTTCATTTGCTGCACATCACTTTCATTGTCCTGACGATTTAAAATTCCGCCAAAAATTTTCGGGTGTAAAGTTTTTACTCGTCCGCCAAGAATTTCAGGAAATGAAGTAATATCTTCAACAGGAACTACCGGAATTCCAAGGTTTTTAATAAAATCCTGAGTTCCTCCAGTTGAATAAAGTGTTACGTTTTGTTCGTGTAATTTTCTAACGATTGGCTCTAATCCATCTTTCGAAAAAACAGATATTAACGCTGATTGTATTTTTTTAGTTGTGCTCATTGTGTAGTTATGATTTTCAGACTGCAAAAGTAGTTTTTTTATATATTATTTTAAAAGATTTAGTGTAACAATCTCGTAAAAAAATCTACTGATGAGTAAGTTAACTTTTATTAGGTTTTTGTTTTTAAATTATTGAATTTTACTTTATTGAAAAATACTACTATATGCTTCTTTATCTAAGATTATTAAAAGAAAGTCTAAGCTTTGCCATAAACGCTTTACGAAATAATAAACTTCGTACTTTGTTGTCGTTATTGGGTGTTACAATTGGTATTTTTTCAATAATTGCCGTCTTGGCTGCAGTTGATTCTTTAGACAAAAAAATCTCTAAAGATTTGAGCAGTTTAGATAAAAATACGATTTATTTAATGAAATTCAGTTTTGGGCCTTCAGAAATTCCACAATGGAAGAGAGAACAGTTTCCAAATGTGAAATATGATGAATATGTTAACTTAAAAAATTCTCTTAATAATACAGATCAGGTTGGGTATCAGCTTTGGGTTAATAAAGAAACTTTAAAATATGATTCTAAAACTGTAGCCGATGTAAGGATTAATCCATCTTCATTTGAAATGGGGGATATTGATGGTTTAAGTTTTGAAAAAGGACGATTTTATAATGAATCTGAATCGAACTCAGGAACTGCTGTAATTGTTTTGGGATACGAAATTGCTCAGGGACTTTTTGGGGATATTGATCCAATTGGTAAAAATATCCGATTGTATGGCCAGCGTTTTACTGTAATTGGTGTAATTGCCAAACAAGGTGCGGGTTTTTTTGGAGACAGTAATGATACATCAGTTTATCTGCCGGCTAATTTTTTACGCCGAATGTATGGCGACAGCGATGCAATGACTCCAATGATTATTTTAAAACCTACTAAAGGTGTTGATATGGAAGCTTATAAAGCTGAAGTTTCCCAAAAATTAAGAGCAATTCGCGGAATGAAAGCAGGAGAAATGGATAACTTTTTCATAAATGTGCTTTCTGGTTTTACTGATTTTATCGACGGAATTTTAGGCCAGATGAATGTAGTAGGGTGGATTATCAGCGGATTTTCTCTTTTGGTCGGCGGTTTCGGAATTGCCAATATTATGTTTGTATCGGTTAAAGAAAGAACCAATTTAATTGGTATTCAAAAATCATTGGGAGCCAAAAACAGATTTATATTATTTCAGTTTTTATTTGAAGCTATAATTCTCTCTGTAATTGGCGGAATTATTGGTTTATTGATGGTTTGGGGAATTGCAGTTATTTTAACCAAAGCACTGGATTTTGAATTTGTATTGAGCTTTGGAAATATAATTTTGGGAACAACTTTAGCGGCGCTTATTGGATTGATTTCGGGTATTCTGCCGGCTATTTCTGCAGCAAATCTTGATCCTGTAGAAGCAATTAGAACAGGGATGTAGTTTTTTTGGAAGATTAAAAGGGGCTTGGATAATAAGGTTCTGAGTTTTTTGTAAATGAAAAATATTTTAAAGTGCCATAAAGTTTTTCCCTGCTTTGTCTTTATTTGAACAGACTTTTCAATTTTTTATGTAGATTCGAAGTTCAGAGATATGAGGCAAGCATATTTATAAAGATTCTTCTCCTTTTGTCTTTACAACCTTTATAATCCAATCTTCAAAGCTCCTCCAAGATTTGAGTTCATTAGAAGTTTCTGCATATTCGCAGATAGGGTATTCATGACAATAGACATCAAAATTATTAGTGTCTTGTTTTGTTGTGCAAAAACCAATCCAATCACCCATCGATAAATGACTGCCAATCATGAAATAATTGTCTTCTGACGCCTCATCTTCTCCTTCGATTTCTTGTTGTACTAGCGCATTGTAATTTTTCAATTGTTCCAGATTATAAAGTTCGAATTTAGCAAAATATTCACCAATAAAGAACTGGCCGGTTCCTATTTCTTGTAAGAAGTAATAATATGAATCTTCTAAATTGTTATTTGTTAAACTTTTTATATCTTGTAGTTCTTCGGTTGAAATATTTTGAATTTTGAAAGTTTTGATATCAGCTTTCTCATTTCTGTAAGATGTATCTTCAATTATTACCTTATTGTTGAGAATCCAGTTTTTTAATTCATTAACTGCATTAAAATATTCAGTTTTCATTTTATATAAATGTTCAGTAATTAATTTAATTATTTATAGTTAAATATTAAACTAACATAGTTAAGGAGCAAAGATAAACAAATATATTTTTATATAAGATTTTTCCTTCTTTTTTATATGAAAATTTTGAAGTTTTCAAAACCATACAGATGTTATTTAAGGTTTTAATCGATAATATGTGTAGTTTTAAATTTGAGGTCTACAAGGTTTTAAAACCTTGCAA includes:
- the purH gene encoding bifunctional phosphoribosylaminoimidazolecarboxamide formyltransferase/IMP cyclohydrolase encodes the protein MSTTKKIQSALISVFSKDGLEPIVRKLHEQNVTLYSTGGTQDFIKNLGIPVVPVEDITSFPEILGGRVKTLHPKIFGGILNRQDNESDVQQMKEFDIPQIDLVIVDLYPFEKTVASGASEQDIIEKIDIGGISLIRAGAKNFKDTVIVASVNEYSLLLDIITEQNGSTTLENRRLFASKAFHVSSHYDGAIFNYFNTDETIYKESIADGQVLRYGENPHQKGFFFGDFDAMFKKVHGKELSYNNLLDVDAAVNLIAEFKTDGPTFAILKHNNACGLASRKTISEAYLAALACDPTSAFGGVLIANTKIDVETAQEINKLFCEVVIAPAYDDEAITILQEKKNRIILVQNEVELPSRQVRTCLNGLLIQDRNNITDNKEHLKTVTVTEPTAQEIEDLIFASKICKNTKSNTIVFAKNGTLISSGTGQTSRVDALIQAVDKAKAFGFDLNGASMASDAFFPFPDCVELAKKAGITAVIQPGGSIKDELSINYCNENNLAMVFTGTRHFKH
- a CDS encoding ABC transporter permease, with the protein product MLLYLRLLKESLSFAINALRNNKLRTLLSLLGVTIGIFSIIAVLAAVDSLDKKISKDLSSLDKNTIYLMKFSFGPSEIPQWKREQFPNVKYDEYVNLKNSLNNTDQVGYQLWVNKETLKYDSKTVADVRINPSSFEMGDIDGLSFEKGRFYNESESNSGTAVIVLGYEIAQGLFGDIDPIGKNIRLYGQRFTVIGVIAKQGAGFFGDSNDTSVYLPANFLRRMYGDSDAMTPMIILKPTKGVDMEAYKAEVSQKLRAIRGMKAGEMDNFFINVLSGFTDFIDGILGQMNVVGWIISGFSLLVGGFGIANIMFVSVKERTNLIGIQKSLGAKNRFILFQFLFEAIILSVIGGIIGLLMVWGIAVILTKALDFEFVLSFGNIILGTTLAALIGLISGILPAISAANLDPVEAIRTGM
- a CDS encoding SMI1/KNR4 family protein; this translates as MKTEYFNAVNELKNWILNNKVIIEDTSYRNEKADIKTFKIQNISTEELQDIKSLTNNNLEDSYYYFLQEIGTGQFFIGEYFAKFELYNLEQLKNYNALVQQEIEGEDEASEDNYFMIGSHLSMGDWIGFCTTKQDTNNFDVYCHEYPICEYAETSNELKSWRSFEDWIIKVVKTKGEESL